The Serratia rhizosphaerae genome has a segment encoding these proteins:
- the mtr gene encoding tryptophan permease, producing the protein MSADSIQKISRPSVLGGAMIIAGTAVGAGMFSIPIVTSGVWFSGSVALLIYTWACMLISGLMILEATLHYPAGASFHTVVKDLLGNVWSGINGLSIAFVLYILTYAYISAGGSIIAHTLENSVGVGQTGAGLVFAVLVAFIVWLSTRAVDRLSTILIGGMVITFALSVGNMFTQVQPAVLFDLHNSDASYMPYALAALPYLLTSFGYHGNVPGLVKYYHKDSRAVVRSLVYGTLLALAIYILWQYVIQGNIARDAFKQVIAEGGNIGSLLKQMGNSSSQIVSQLLNVFSYMALASSFLGVSLGLFDYIADFFKFSDDGCGRAKSALVTFAPPTLAALLFPNGFLYAIGFAGLAATVWAVIVPALMARASRRRFAQSDYRAPGGRGMIAFIILFGLINAVAHCLALLGMLPEFK; encoded by the coding sequence ATGTCTGCGGACAGTATCCAGAAAATTTCCCGCCCCTCAGTACTTGGCGGCGCCATGATCATTGCCGGCACCGCCGTCGGCGCCGGTATGTTCTCCATTCCTATTGTAACTTCCGGCGTATGGTTCAGCGGTTCGGTCGCGCTACTGATTTATACCTGGGCCTGTATGCTGATTTCCGGCCTGATGATCCTGGAAGCCACGCTGCACTACCCGGCCGGCGCCAGCTTCCATACCGTGGTCAAAGATCTGCTCGGCAACGTCTGGAGCGGCATCAACGGCCTGTCGATCGCCTTCGTGCTGTATATTCTGACCTACGCCTATATTTCCGCCGGCGGCTCGATTATCGCCCATACGCTGGAGAACAGCGTCGGCGTGGGCCAGACCGGCGCCGGCCTGGTGTTTGCCGTGCTGGTGGCGTTTATCGTCTGGCTGTCGACGCGCGCCGTCGACCGGCTCAGCACCATTCTTATCGGCGGCATGGTGATTACCTTCGCGCTGTCGGTCGGCAATATGTTCACTCAGGTGCAGCCGGCGGTGCTGTTCGATCTGCATAACAGCGACGCCAGCTACATGCCGTATGCGCTGGCCGCGCTGCCCTATCTGCTGACGTCGTTCGGCTATCACGGCAACGTGCCGGGGCTGGTGAAGTATTACCATAAAGACAGTCGCGCGGTGGTGCGCAGCCTGGTGTACGGCACGCTGCTGGCACTGGCGATTTACATCCTGTGGCAGTACGTGATTCAGGGCAATATCGCGCGCGACGCCTTTAAACAGGTGATCGCCGAAGGCGGCAATATCGGCAGCCTGCTGAAGCAGATGGGCAACAGTAGCAGCCAGATCGTCAGCCAACTGCTGAACGTGTTCTCCTATATGGCGCTGGCCAGTTCATTCCTCGGCGTATCGCTCGGCCTGTTTGACTATATTGCCGACTTTTTCAAATTCAGCGATGACGGCTGCGGACGGGCCAAAAGCGCGCTGGTGACCTTCGCGCCGCCAACGCTGGCGGCCCTGCTGTTCCCGAACGGTTTCCTGTACGCCATCGGCTTTGCCGGCCTGGCGGCGACGGTGTGGGCGGTGATCGTGCCGGCGCTGATGGCGCGCGCCAGCCGCCGCCGTTTCGCGCAGTCAGACTATCGTGCGCCCGGCGGCCGCGGCATGATTGCCTTTATTATTCTTTTCGGCCTGATTAACGCCGTCGCACACTGTCTGGCGCTGCTGGGCATGCTGCCTGAATTTAAATAA
- a CDS encoding YkgJ family cysteine cluster protein has translation MECRIDCGACCTAPSISSPIPGMPDGKPANTPCIHLDERLRCGLFHSPLRPKVCAGLQPSREMCAGSRDEALIYLIRLEADTAP, from the coding sequence ATGGAATGCCGTATTGATTGTGGGGCCTGCTGTACCGCGCCTTCCATATCCAGCCCGATACCGGGCATGCCGGATGGCAAACCGGCTAATACTCCTTGTATCCATCTGGATGAGCGCCTGCGCTGCGGGTTGTTCCACTCGCCATTGCGCCCGAAAGTCTGCGCCGGTCTGCAGCCCAGCCGCGAGATGTGCGCCGGCAGTCGGGATGAGGCGCTGATCTATCTTATCCGCCTGGAGGCGGACACCGCCCCTTAA
- the torA gene encoding trimethylamine-N-oxide reductase TorA has product MSKYLQQPLTLSRRRFLTGVTALAAAPLLAGLWPKSALAQAISQALPQFTALRQAQKGILTGAHWGAFEAIVQDGKMVGVQPVKDDPYPNELIAMAPYQVHAENRVKYPMVRKSWLEGGPGSRTDLRGHDEWVRVSWDKAIELVCGEITRLQKDHGPQSIYAGSYGWKSVGMLHNSRTLLQRLMNLTGGFLGYAGDYSTGAAQVIMSHVVGSMEVYEQQTAWPNVVEHSQLVILWGCNPMVTLKNSWNVPDHYGQTGFAALKQKGTRVISIDPVHSDSAKFVNAQWIAPRPYTDGAMLLGIAHTLLTEKRHNADFLNTYTVGFDKFSAYLLGDDDGVAKTADWAADICGVEAEALRQLARDMAGHRTMIMGGWGIQRQHHGEQQHWLLVTVAAMLGQIGLPGGGFGFSYHYSSGGSPTAKGGIVAGISAGNAPRNSPTPIPVARIADCLANPGKTIQFNGADVTYPEVKMVYVAGGNTFHQHQDTNNLVKAWQRPDTIVVNEPYWTATAKYADIVLPATTSYERNDLEMGGDYSQLYVFPMHQCVPPQHEARSDFDIFAAMAAKLGVQEAFTEGKDEIQWLKGMYDDMKQQARNARVALPPFDMFWQSNNYVRFPVPEANTQWVRFADYRENPLLNPLGTPSGKIEIYSDAIAKMHYQDCRGMPSWMPPHEWYRGPEAEKYPLSLNTAHPANRLHSQLDNTPLRLKLAVADREAIMINPQDAKARGISEGDLVRAFNDRGQILVGARVSEDVRPGAVRISEGAWFDPADPSQPGSLCKNGNVNCLTFDIGTSSLAQGNCGQMAQLEIEKYQGEPPKNTAHAVPAGA; this is encoded by the coding sequence ATGAGCAAATATTTACAACAGCCGTTAACCCTCAGCCGCCGCCGCTTTCTGACCGGTGTCACCGCGCTGGCCGCCGCCCCGCTGCTGGCGGGCCTGTGGCCAAAATCCGCGCTGGCGCAGGCCATCAGTCAGGCGCTGCCGCAGTTTACGGCGCTGCGTCAGGCGCAAAAAGGCATTCTGACCGGCGCCCACTGGGGCGCCTTCGAGGCTATCGTGCAGGACGGCAAAATGGTCGGCGTCCAGCCGGTAAAAGACGACCCTTACCCGAACGAGCTGATCGCCATGGCGCCCTATCAGGTGCATGCGGAAAACCGCGTGAAATACCCGATGGTGCGCAAAAGCTGGCTGGAAGGCGGCCCCGGCAGCCGCACCGATCTGCGCGGCCATGACGAGTGGGTGCGCGTCAGCTGGGATAAGGCGATTGAGCTGGTGTGCGGCGAAATCACCCGCCTGCAGAAAGATCACGGCCCGCAGTCGATCTACGCCGGCTCCTACGGCTGGAAGAGCGTCGGCATGCTGCACAACAGCCGTACGCTGCTGCAGCGGCTGATGAACCTGACCGGCGGCTTCCTCGGCTATGCCGGCGACTATTCGACCGGCGCGGCGCAGGTGATCATGTCGCACGTGGTCGGCTCGATGGAAGTTTACGAGCAGCAGACCGCCTGGCCAAACGTGGTGGAGCACAGCCAGCTGGTGATTCTGTGGGGCTGCAACCCGATGGTGACGCTGAAAAACAGCTGGAACGTGCCGGACCATTACGGCCAGACCGGTTTTGCCGCGCTGAAGCAGAAAGGCACCCGCGTCATCAGCATCGACCCGGTGCACAGCGACAGCGCCAAATTCGTCAATGCGCAGTGGATCGCCCCGCGTCCCTATACCGACGGCGCGATGCTGCTCGGCATCGCCCACACCCTGCTGACGGAAAAGCGGCATAACGCCGACTTCCTGAACACCTATACCGTTGGCTTTGACAAATTCAGCGCCTACCTGCTGGGCGACGACGACGGCGTCGCTAAAACCGCCGACTGGGCCGCCGATATCTGCGGCGTGGAAGCCGAGGCGCTGCGCCAGCTGGCGCGCGATATGGCCGGCCACCGCACCATGATCATGGGCGGCTGGGGCATTCAGCGCCAGCACCACGGCGAACAGCAGCACTGGCTGCTGGTGACCGTGGCGGCAATGCTCGGCCAGATCGGCCTGCCGGGCGGCGGCTTCGGCTTCAGCTATCACTATTCCTCCGGCGGCAGCCCGACGGCCAAAGGCGGCATCGTCGCCGGGATTTCCGCCGGCAACGCGCCGCGCAACTCACCAACGCCGATTCCGGTGGCGCGCATCGCCGACTGCCTGGCCAATCCGGGCAAAACCATTCAGTTCAACGGCGCAGACGTCACCTATCCGGAAGTGAAGATGGTGTATGTGGCGGGCGGCAACACCTTCCACCAGCATCAGGACACCAACAATCTGGTCAAGGCCTGGCAGCGGCCGGACACCATCGTGGTCAACGAACCGTACTGGACCGCCACCGCCAAATATGCCGATATCGTACTGCCGGCCACCACCAGCTATGAGCGCAACGACCTGGAAATGGGCGGCGACTATTCGCAGCTGTATGTGTTCCCGATGCACCAGTGCGTACCGCCGCAGCACGAGGCGCGCAGTGATTTTGATATCTTTGCCGCCATGGCGGCCAAACTGGGCGTGCAGGAAGCCTTTACCGAAGGCAAAGACGAAATCCAGTGGCTGAAAGGCATGTATGACGATATGAAACAGCAGGCGCGCAACGCCCGGGTCGCCCTGCCGCCGTTCGATATGTTCTGGCAGTCCAACAACTATGTGCGCTTCCCGGTGCCGGAGGCCAATACCCAGTGGGTGCGCTTTGCCGACTACCGGGAAAACCCGCTGCTGAACCCGCTCGGCACGCCGTCCGGCAAGATAGAGATCTACTCCGACGCCATCGCCAAAATGCACTATCAGGACTGCCGCGGCATGCCGAGCTGGATGCCGCCGCACGAATGGTATCGCGGGCCGGAAGCGGAAAAATACCCGCTGTCGCTGAATACCGCGCACCCGGCCAACCGCCTGCATTCGCAGCTCGATAATACGCCGCTGCGCCTGAAACTTGCCGTGGCCGACCGCGAAGCGATCATGATCAACCCGCAGGACGCCAAGGCGCGCGGCATCAGCGAGGGCGATCTGGTGCGCGCCTTTAACGATCGCGGCCAGATTCTGGTCGGCGCGCGGGTCAGCGAGGACGTACGCCCGGGTGCGGTGCGCATCAGCGAAGGGGCCTGGTTCGATCCGGCCGATCCGTCGCAGCCTGGCTCCCTCTGCAAGAACGGCAACGTCAACTGTCTGACGTTCGATATCGGCACTTCCAGCCTGGCGCAGGGCAACTGCGGCCAGATGGCGCAGCTGGAGATCGAGAAATATCAGGGAGAACCGCCGAAAAACACCGCGCATGCGGTGCCGGCCGGCGCCTGA
- a CDS encoding NapC/NirT family cytochrome c has protein sequence MSKKLTNNEKRRRWGWLWLLLLGIVLGAALLAATATVFHKTSDSEFCVSCHSMQQPLAEYQGSVHFQNPKGIRAECADCHVPHQPIDYLWTKIRAVKDIYGEMTGVIDTPEKYEAHKLAMAQSVWKTLKDNDSATCRSCHSFDAMDITAQRPEARLQHPVAIKQGETCIDCHKGVAHILPDMSGSTQAGAAELAQAAAASSPSATTLYTIATEPFFLQPQDSHNAGNLMPSTEVHVIKQDGDKVLAQVDGWQQDGVSEVFYAAQGKRILSVLLGEEARKQLKTADTRTDAETGLVWHQVSLQVWLPRKQLIDDQQKIWRYSAEMMSANCTGCHGLTALDRFNANQWIGVIKGMAPRTSLTQEQLRVLTQYVQKHASDMSPAAKS, from the coding sequence ATGAGCAAAAAACTGACGAACAATGAAAAGCGACGCCGGTGGGGATGGTTATGGCTGCTGCTGCTTGGCATTGTGCTCGGTGCGGCGCTGCTGGCCGCCACCGCCACCGTGTTCCATAAAACCAGCGACAGCGAGTTTTGCGTCTCCTGCCACAGCATGCAGCAGCCCCTGGCGGAGTATCAGGGCAGCGTACACTTCCAGAACCCTAAAGGCATCCGCGCCGAATGCGCCGACTGCCACGTGCCACATCAGCCCATCGACTATTTATGGACCAAGATCCGCGCGGTCAAAGATATTTATGGCGAAATGACCGGGGTGATCGATACGCCGGAGAAATACGAGGCGCATAAACTGGCGATGGCGCAGTCGGTCTGGAAGACGTTGAAGGACAATGATTCCGCCACCTGCCGCTCCTGCCACAGCTTTGACGCTATGGACATCACGGCGCAACGCCCGGAAGCGCGTCTGCAGCATCCGGTCGCCATCAAACAGGGCGAAACCTGTATCGACTGCCATAAAGGTGTCGCCCACATTCTGCCCGATATGAGCGGTTCCACCCAGGCTGGCGCCGCCGAACTGGCGCAGGCCGCGGCGGCAAGTTCGCCAAGCGCCACCACGCTGTACACCATCGCCACCGAGCCGTTCTTCCTGCAGCCGCAGGATAGCCACAACGCCGGCAACCTGATGCCGTCCACCGAGGTGCACGTGATCAAACAGGACGGCGACAAAGTGCTGGCTCAGGTCGACGGCTGGCAACAGGACGGCGTCAGCGAGGTATTTTATGCCGCTCAAGGCAAACGCATCCTCAGCGTATTGCTGGGTGAAGAGGCGCGTAAACAGCTGAAAACCGCCGATACCCGGACCGATGCGGAAACCGGCCTGGTTTGGCATCAGGTTTCCCTGCAGGTCTGGCTGCCGCGTAAGCAACTGATTGACGATCAACAAAAAATCTGGCGCTACAGCGCGGAGATGATGTCGGCCAACTGCACCGGCTGCCACGGCCTGACCGCCCTTGACCGCTTCAACGCCAACCAGTGGATCGGCGTGATCAAAGGCATGGCCCCGCGGACGTCGTTGACGCAGGAACAATTACGCGTGCTGACCCAATACGTGCAGAAACACGCCAGCGATATGTCGCCGGCGGCCAAGTCTTAA
- a CDS encoding nucleotide triphosphate diphosphatase NUDT15 — MAVLTGIGVIIVNPQGEILVGKRCGRHAPYWSIPGGHLEAGESFERCAQREVAEETGLHIATPQFVGVCNNLQTWREEGKHTVSICLVTAHPGGEAVLKEPEKCAEWRWCRPEALPEPHFEASRMAIYLWQHQLAYHAPR; from the coding sequence ATGGCGGTGTTAACGGGCATCGGGGTGATTATCGTCAACCCGCAGGGGGAAATCCTGGTGGGCAAACGCTGCGGCAGACACGCGCCCTACTGGTCGATTCCCGGCGGCCATCTGGAGGCCGGCGAAAGCTTCGAACGCTGCGCCCAACGCGAAGTGGCGGAAGAAACCGGGCTGCATATCGCTACACCACAGTTTGTCGGCGTATGTAATAACCTGCAAACCTGGCGCGAAGAAGGCAAACACACCGTATCCATCTGCCTGGTCACCGCACACCCCGGCGGCGAAGCGGTGCTGAAAGAGCCGGAAAAGTGTGCCGAATGGCGCTGGTGCCGGCCGGAGGCGCTGCCCGAGCCCCACTTTGAAGCCAGCCGCATGGCGATCTACCTCTGGCAGCACCAACTGGCCTACCACGCCCCACGCTGA
- the fruB gene encoding fused PTS fructose transporter subunit IIA/HPr protein produces the protein MFQLSQQDIHLGAAAGGKQDAIRQVAAALTEAGCVSAAYVDGMLQRELQTSTYLGNGIAIPHGTTDTRDLVLNTGVQVFQYPQGIEWGEGQTAYVVIGIAARSDEHLALLRQLTHVLSDDNVAQQLAQTTSAEELRSLLMGEKQAAEFQFDVSLIALDVSADSLMTLQALNAGRLQKIGAVDANFVSDVITRKPLNLGQGIWLSDSNEGNLGSAATVSRPAQAFTEDGEPVALLLTVAVADAQPLTVLNYLSDLLLAQKAERLLKADAAGVLALLTSEVAEQSEVLTAEYVIRNEHGLHARPGTALVNVIKQFNCDITVTNLDGSGKPANGRSLMKVVALGVKKGHHLRFTASGEDAEAALTAIGEAIGSGLGEGVA, from the coding sequence ATGTTCCAGTTGTCACAGCAAGACATCCATCTGGGCGCCGCCGCCGGCGGCAAACAGGATGCCATCCGGCAGGTGGCGGCCGCACTGACCGAGGCCGGCTGCGTCAGCGCCGCCTACGTCGACGGCATGCTGCAGCGCGAGCTGCAAACCTCCACCTACCTGGGTAACGGCATTGCCATTCCGCACGGCACCACCGACACGCGCGATCTGGTGCTGAACACCGGCGTGCAGGTCTTTCAGTATCCGCAGGGCATTGAGTGGGGTGAAGGCCAGACCGCCTATGTGGTGATCGGCATCGCCGCCCGTTCCGATGAGCACCTGGCGCTGCTGCGTCAGCTGACCCATGTGCTGAGCGATGACAACGTTGCACAGCAGCTGGCGCAGACCACCAGCGCGGAAGAGCTGCGCAGCCTGCTGATGGGCGAGAAACAGGCGGCGGAATTTCAGTTCGACGTCTCGCTGATTGCGCTGGACGTCAGCGCCGACAGCCTGATGACGCTGCAGGCGCTGAACGCCGGCCGTCTGCAAAAGATTGGCGCGGTGGACGCAAACTTCGTCAGCGATGTGATTACCCGCAAGCCGCTGAACCTGGGGCAGGGCATCTGGCTGAGCGACAGCAATGAAGGCAACCTGGGCAGCGCGGCGACGGTCAGCCGTCCGGCGCAGGCGTTTACCGAAGACGGCGAGCCGGTAGCGCTGCTGCTGACCGTGGCGGTCGCCGACGCGCAGCCGCTGACGGTGCTGAACTACCTCAGCGATCTGCTGCTAGCGCAAAAAGCTGAACGTCTGCTGAAGGCGGATGCCGCCGGCGTGCTGGCGTTGTTGACCAGTGAGGTGGCGGAACAGAGCGAAGTGCTGACCGCCGAATATGTGATTCGTAACGAACACGGTCTGCATGCCCGTCCGGGCACCGCCCTGGTGAACGTGATCAAACAGTTTAACTGCGATATTACCGTCACCAATCTGGACGGCAGTGGTAAACCGGCCAATGGACGCAGCCTGATGAAAGTGGTGGCGCTGGGGGTGAAGAAAGGTCACCACCTGCGCTTTACCGCCAGCGGCGAAGATGCCGAAGCGGCGCTGACGGCGATTGGTGAAGCCATCGGCAGCGGACTGGGCGAGGGTGTGGCATGA
- the fruK gene encoding 1-phosphofructokinase has protein sequence MSRRVATITLNPAYDLVGFCPEIERGEVNRVKTAGLHAAGKGINVAKVLKDLGIDVTVGGFLGKDNQDGFQLLFSDLGIANRFQVVPGRTRINVKLTEKDGEVTDFNFSGFEVTPQDWERFVTDSLSWLGQFDMVAVSGSLPAGVAPEAFTDWMTRLRAQCPCIIFDSSREALVAGLKASPWLVKPNRRELEIWAGRPLPTLKDVVEAAHALRDQGIAHVVISLGAEGALWVNASGEWIAKPPSCEVVSTVGAGDSMVGGLIYGLLMRESSEHTLRLATAVAALAVSQSNVGITDRPQLAAMMARVDLKPFNQ, from the coding sequence ATGAGCAGAAGAGTCGCAACCATTACGTTAAACCCGGCTTACGATCTGGTGGGCTTTTGCCCCGAGATTGAGCGCGGCGAAGTCAACCGGGTGAAAACCGCCGGTCTGCACGCCGCCGGCAAAGGCATTAACGTAGCCAAGGTGCTGAAGGATCTGGGCATCGACGTGACCGTCGGCGGGTTCCTCGGCAAAGATAATCAGGACGGCTTCCAACTACTGTTCAGCGATTTGGGCATCGCCAACCGTTTTCAGGTGGTGCCGGGCCGCACCCGCATTAACGTCAAACTGACGGAAAAAGACGGCGAAGTGACCGATTTTAACTTTTCCGGCTTTGAGGTGACGCCGCAGGACTGGGAACGTTTCGTGACGGATTCCCTGAGCTGGCTTGGTCAGTTTGACATGGTGGCGGTCAGCGGCAGCCTGCCGGCCGGCGTGGCGCCGGAAGCCTTTACCGACTGGATGACCCGCCTGCGCGCCCAGTGTCCGTGCATTATTTTCGACAGCAGCCGCGAGGCGCTGGTCGCCGGGTTGAAAGCGTCGCCGTGGCTGGTGAAGCCTAACCGCCGCGAGCTGGAAATCTGGGCCGGCCGCCCGTTGCCGACGCTGAAGGATGTGGTGGAGGCGGCGCATGCGCTGCGCGATCAGGGCATCGCCCACGTGGTGATTTCTCTCGGCGCCGAAGGCGCGCTGTGGGTGAACGCTTCCGGCGAATGGATCGCCAAGCCGCCGTCCTGCGAAGTGGTCAGCACCGTCGGCGCCGGCGATTCGATGGTCGGCGGGCTGATCTACGGCCTGCTGATGCGCGAGTCCAGCGAGCACACCCTGCGCCTGGCGACCGCGGTCGCCGCCCTGGCCGTGAGCCAGAGCAACGTAGGCATCACCGATCGTCCGCAGTTGGCCGCGATGATGGCGCGCGTCGACCTGAAACCTTTTAATCAATAG